The DNA segment TGTTTCGATTTATACAGTTATGCATTAGACTCTAACCAATCGTTTTTTAGACTATTTGATGGAAGCGGCAATGAGAAAATTTAGGCAGGCTACAAATTTTTTGGGAAAGTGTCTAATTTAATTTTCTACGGAGCAGATTGGTGGGAGAAATTTATGCAATTAAGAGCACATCCATTGATTTTCTCAATGAGTTTCTAGTATTTAATAAAGATAGTGAAAgacatgagagagagagagtgtcgAAGAGTTCTAATTTAAGAACTTTTCATCATAATATCTAGAACCCCAAATATATTCAATTGGTAACaagaaattaaaacataattagATAAATGTAATATTGATGTAACTAGGGGCATAATATCCGCGCTTGCGCGTGGTCGTCGACTGAGTTTTTAATTTGATCTGATTATTTATCATTTCCTTCAGTTTTTAATTTGATAAgccacatttttattttataaaattcagtttattattttctatttttgttggTTTCTTATGTGGTgtgaaaaaactaaaatcttaatttttgtttgcatttatgaattttctttatatattttaacattttgtatATGGTGAactatatttttagttttttactaaatttatattttaaagaaaaaactgATGTTATAATTAGATAGATTGAAAATGTACTAATAAATTGGGCCATGTTCCGTGTTGTTAATGAAGTAAATATAAAAGCTTTCTTCTCTTCGAGCTTTGAGCTGTCCATCTGAGAATTTGTGATCAACACGTCCTTCctgtttcaaaatttgatttgtctGGCTAGGAATTTTTCAATTGAGGAAGGTGCTAGttttattgttatgaattgctgaCCTTGGTGGTTAGTTGTGACCGAGGTAAGGATTTCTACATGAATTTTATCGTCTTCTTCTAAACCTGCAATAAGTAAAGTTTGGGTGGCTAAATGTTTCAGACAATCTTatcatatatagttttatttaacagagttgcacaaaaaaaaaatttttatttaacagAGAAGAGAAGGTGGTGAGACATACCTATATCTCCAGAGTTGCAACCAATGGACCTCCGTGCTACACAATAATTACGTAAGAAAAAGGCTTTTGTACCTTAAAGAAACTGAGATCAAAAAGGGGAAAATAAGATGTCCTTACATCAGACTGCTTGATTTCACACAGGGTGCTGGGCATAGATTGGTTTTGATAGATAAATCACATCCTCGACCTCTAACATTGAATACATGGCCCCTAATGATACGGTGTGGGTTTTGAAATTACCTAAAAAGCATTGGGACCAGTGGCTGCCAAGATTCACATTTAAAGTGGGTCATAAATTAGACTAAAGCccaatataaaaagaaaaaaaaaagatgaaaaaagcACCAAAGGAGAGTCGGATCCAGTTAAAGGGATGTCATAAGATGTGTACCCAAACCAAAATTGCTGCAGAATCTTAacatatttataacaaaaacaccagaatatatattaaacatgtGTCATCTGACCCCCACCCCCCATATCACAACGTGGGTCCGCCTTTGATTGGGACAATTAGAAACAGAAGCATTGTAGTCAAAAAGTAGAAAAGTATCAGACATAACAACATAGTTCtgtcagaaaaatataaaagaaccaAGCATGAAGCCAATTAAACTCGTTGGGCATAAACTGAAATACCAaccttcaacaacaacaaaatattacACGAACTGCACACTGCTAAACCCTTAATGCGCAACTTGCAGACCACAAAAAGTCACAAAGACACATACATAATAACATACTTATGAGTTATGtaggaaaaaatataaaagaactaGACATGCAGACAACTAAACTCGTTCTCATGAACTGAAAGAccaaacatttattaaaaatattacacgAACTGCACATTGGTAAACCCTAAAGGCGCAATTCCCAGACTATTAGatcaaaccaataaaaaaacaatcactGATGAAACTTGACCCACCTGAGAATACTGAGAAAGTAGCTTCGCCCATGGAGTCTTAGCTCGCTTCTTCCCCGCCTTCGACTTCTCACCATCCGTCACCACTTCACTTAAATCCACACAAATTCCAGGTTTATTTCGGGTTTGATAATCTGGTTAATGTAGATCCTCTTCGACagcttttttataataatgagtACGATGATATCTTTAATTCTAAATTCGACAGTTCTAGGGAGCActtatccatattttttttatgagagTCCTAAGTTGGAATTGTCGAGGAGTGGAAAGTAAGTGGACTATAAATTATGTGAGGGAGATATGGCATAAACATAAACCATATTTTCTATTCTTATCTGAAACAAAGCAAGAGTTAGAGTTTGCTCAAGACTTTCAATCACATTTTGGATATGATAACCTGGTTACAGTAGACCCAGTTTGGAGGAGTGGTGAATTAGCACTTTTTTACAATAATGAGTATCAGATTAATTAGATTTTGTACTCCAGTAACCGAATAATAGATGTGGAAGTGGCTCTTGGGAAAACAgtttatttaacttttatatatGGTGACCCAGTCCAAAAATTGAGGGAACAAGTGTAGGAGCGTTTAACTAGATATGGACTCTCACGATCCGTACCTTGGTTTATCATCGACGATTTAAATGAGATcactggaaatcatgaaaaggagGGAGGATCACTGAGAAGTGTGGATTCATTTATTCCCTTTAATAACATGATAAGAAATAGTGGATTATTGGAGTTTCCGGCTCGGGGAAATAAAATATCATGGCAAGGGAAACGAAGGAAAAGAAAAGGGGCAGTGATGATCAGATGTCGTCTAGATCGCGCTTTAGAAAATGATGAGTGGCACACTTTATTTCGATGCTCTTATATAGGATATTTAGGAATGGTAGCATTTGATCATCGCCCAATAGTGGCCTACTTGGAGGATAAAGTTCCCAGGAGGAAAGGACAATTTCGTTTTGATTAGAGATGGATTGGACAACAGTGTCTTAtggaatcaatcacaatgggctGGTCAGCTTATAGTGGAGGAAGGGAAGATGGTATTGTGGCAAAAATTAGCAATTGTCATCAAGAAATAGCTAAATGGCGAAAAATAATCCACTTTATggaaaggaaaaataaatgagTTACAGAAAGCTCTTGAAGAGGTACAAACAAATAACACTAGACCTCCGGAGGAGATTCTGGAGGTATCTAGGAAGTTACAAaatgcatataaggatgaagagGATTATTGGCTTCAAAAAGGCAGTAATATATGGTATTCATCTGGGATCTTACACAAAATTCTATCACGCTTTAACCAAGCAAAGACGGGTTCGTAATAGGATAGTCGGACTACATGATGCGGCGGGAAATTAGATTACAGAGGATAATGGTGTGGAAAAAAAGCAGTATACtattttgaagatttatttAGTACCACTTCACCATCAGAGTTTGATAGTTTCCTCACAGAGGTAACATCGGGTATCACTCCTCAGATGAATCAACGATTGTTAAGGATAGCAACTGAGGGTGAGGTTAGAGAGGCTTTATTTATGATGCACCCAGAGAAGGCGCCAGGACCGGACGACATGCATGCTCTATTTTTCAACATTCTTGGCATATTATTAAGGAGGATTTGGTAGAAATGGTAAATAATTTTTGGCTTCTGGAGAAATGGATTCaaggttaaatattactaatatatgtatgattcCAAAGACGGAAAAGCCTACACGGATGACGGAGCTGAGGCCAATCAGTTTATGTAACGTAGGGTATAAAATCATTTTGACGGTTTTGTGTCAGCGACTGAAATTATGTCTCCCCTCTCTCATTTCAGAAACTCAATCGGCTTTTGTGCCAGGAAGATTGATTTCtaataatattcttatagctcaagaaatgtttcatggattacAGACTAATAAAGCATGTCAAAAGAAAGTATATGGTAATTAAAACAAACATGAGCAAAGCGTATGATAGGGTGGAATGGGATTTTATTAAGGCTTTATTACAAAAGATGGGTTTTGATCTCCATTGGATTAAACTAATGATGGAGTGTATATCATCGGTTAAATATCAGATTTTACTAAATGGTCAACCACGTGGTCTCATTATTCCACATAGGAGTTTACGTCAAGGGGATCTTTTatctccttatttatttattctgtgTACTGAGGCTTTAATTGCAAATATTAAGAAGGCGGAGAAAGGGAAACAATAAACGGGAATGAAGGTAGCTAGAGCCTGTGGACAATATCTCATTTGCTATTTGCGGACGATAGCCTCTTCTTTTGTAAATCTCAAAGTGAAGAGTGTCAAACCATTCTCAGAATCTTAAAGGAATATGAGGTACTATCAGGTCAactcataaattttgataagtctttgattcaatttggacacaagATTGAGGAATCGGCCAAACAAGAGTTACGAGATATTCTGGATATCTAGAATATTGGAGGAATGAGATCTTACCTAGGTTTACCAGAAAATATTGGGGGCTCCAAGATACAAGTTTTTATCTTTGTGCATGACCGGCTAAATAATAGGTTCAACGGTTGGACTTTTAAGTTTTTCACAAaaggaagaaagaaaatgatTATTAAATTAGTGGTTACGGTAttaccaaatcatgtgatgtcttgcTATCGTTTACCTAAGGCAACCGCAAAAAAAACTGACGACCGCGGtagcacaattctggtggagtccaAGGGGAAGCACAAGGGCatgcactggaaatcatgggacaaagtatgtGTAAATAAGGATGAAGGAGGTTTGGAGTTCaaagacatcactgatttcaatatagcgatgcttggtaaacaaTTATGGCGTCTGATAGAGAAGCCAAACACATTATTTGCTCGAGTGttcaaaggtcggtattacaggaatgtCTCACCCCTTGAACAGATTCGTTCGTATTCTCCATCAtatatggctggaggagtatcaTCTCTGCTAGATCTCGGGTAAGCAAAGAACTACTCAAACAGGTGGGATCAGGATCATCTATATATGTATGGAACgatccatggctcccaaccactcgcccaaGACCAGCTAATAAAAACCGACACAATTATTACCCagacctcacagtggattctctcattGATTCTACTTTACAAACTTGGAATTCACAGGCACTTCGGGCTTTGGTGGACCCATAGGatgtgaaaattatataaagcaTACTACTGAGCATAACTCAGATAGTAGATAtggatggatggcatttcacaaacaaTGGAAAATATACGGTTAAATCATGATATCAGGTAGAACGGACTTATCCAGACAGAGACAAACCACCATCAATGTTTGGACCCACGGTGGATGTATTGAAGGCGTTCTGTTGGAAAATACGGTACCCACCaaagataaaatattttctatagcAATTGGTGTCGGGGTGTATAGCAGTCAAGAAGAATCTGCAAACGCGGGGGATACTTGGGATATATGTTGTGCACGGTGTGGAGCCGATGAAGAATCGATAaaccatttatttttttaatgtcttCCAGCACTTCAGATTTGGGCTCtctcaaagataccatcaaatccaactatttttctaacaaactctttcttcacaaacatggatcatctcttgTGGATAATTTTCCGCAGATGGATGATCaacagtttgcatggatactatggcaTATCTGAAAAGAAGTTTCTAGATGTAAAATACAAAAGTGGATGGCCTAACACGCAATGTCAGGAAGCAACTTTCTTTTGCTattcacatggatcaagatctcccGATTTGGTTCATATAGCAGTATGAGtttcgatgaaaaaaataacatGATTGAAGTTCCTATCGGATAAAGAGCAAGTGGTATGAATGATTCGAAGTCATCATCCATATCTTTGCACGTCTCTTGATACATGAAGTCACTCTGAACTTATCCAACCAAACCCACTACAACCCCCCAATGTATGTCACAAGCATCTTGATCTTTGTAAACATCAAAGTATATATCAAcgttttaacttttttagtgaaaataaataaatatgattcaACTATTAGACTCAAGATTGAACTGATTAAACAAACATAACAGGAAACAAGAGAGTAAGAAGCTCATATTAAGCCATTAAAACAGGTTGTAGCCGAAGTGACAAACCACAAAGGCAGAAAGCCTTGTTTCTTAAGCTCAGAGTAGAAGTTTAGACGAACAATAGCTAACAATGAAACGAGTTTTTTGGAAGAGTTATGACAATACACAGAGTTCTCTTCCCTCTATTGTGACTTGAGAAAAAAAACGAAGAGTCATGATGGGTTGGTTTTGGTAAAATGTGCAAGTGCAACTGCAACTACACAGTGTAGTGATGCCCAGCTGTGTCAATGTCCAAGCCCTTCAGCTTTGCGACTGATTCAACATGTCCCTTCAGTGTGTGAAGCTCCCTAAGCCTGTCACAACAAAGCATATTCACTAATCAGAATCAAGCAAACTCCAGTTTCTTCCAAGTTTAGATATCAAAGTAGACTTACCTTGCTATCTCGGCCCTTCTCTTAGCTTGCTCGGCGATCTCAGACAGCTCTCTGTAACCTCCTTTCTCTGGGAAGATGTTGACCTCTTCTTTCGGCTGGAGACCGTGAAGTGTCCTCTGAGCTTGTGCCCACTGAGCTTCTCTTTCTCCAATACCGTAATCCTTCTTGGTCGTGAAAGCAGTCTGTTTTAAAGTAACAGCAGAAGCAATTAGCATAAGATTTTACCTTCAGGATGTGAAAAAGCGATCAGAGAGAGTTAGTTCTATGTACCCTGTTGTCGAACAAGCTGGTCCAAGCCTTTCCACTCAAGATGTAGCGAATGGCAAACTTCAAAAGGTCTTGTGGGAAGTATGTAACAATGCTGTAAACCCAAATCACACCAGCCCATCCCCAACCGATACCCTTCACCTTCGCAAACGTCCAATCAGCGTACACTGCAATCAAAGTCGCAACCTGCATATGGGAAGAAGAGTTAGATGAATCTCACTGGGTTTCTTTTCTAGAATTCAGGAAACTATGGGGTTTTGATGTTCTTACAAGTTGTGCAATGACGAAAGCAATCATCAGAAGCGCCCCAGGTCGTTCAACGAACGACCAGCTCCTTGACCTCGTGACGAAAATGAGCGCTTGACTGATGATACTAACTTGAAGGTACACAGCACCCATTAGCTCATCGTTGTTGtccctgattgacctcacaccAAACTTGTCCTGCATATCAACGATGAATTTTAGTTTCCTAAGGCAATATTTATCTACATAATCCCTCAAGCATCTttacacaacaaaaaaaaagaagaaaatgagctGATGAATCTTACGGAGAAAAAGTCGGTCTTGTGAATCGCCCAGAAGAAAACAACACTCATAACGGCTTGGTAACCTCCCAGCACAATTCCGGTGGCGAAAATTTCTTTGAGCTTCCAGCTATCAGGTGTGGGAGATGGCTTGACTCTATCCTTTGAGATTGTCATGATGGTACCTAAAAAATAGCAACAAACAATACCAAAAGATATAAGATAATGCAGATAAAGTATTAGGAGTGTATATAGTAAAGTAAAGCCATTTGCTCACCGTCATTAAGGATGGCAATAATCAGAACCATGAACGCTGAGAAGTCAAATTCCCATATCAGAGCAATAAGCATGAAACCAAACTGCACAAAGTATATCGCAATATAATCAGTACACAAAAGAAAGATCATGGCAATAAGAGATAGATATCTAAATGAAGAGTCTACTTACCACAATACGGATTGTGATTGACACTGCATAAATCTGTCATACGCAAGAAAAAGATATTAGATATTGGTGCAAACGAACACAAATAGTGGGcataatgaaagaaaaaaactaaagagaATGCGCACGGTGTAGTTCTTCATTCTCTGGAAGATAGCTCTGCTAGTGAGCACTGCACTGATGATAACACTCAAACCAGGTTCAGTGAGAACAATATCTGAAGCACCACGAGCAGCATCTGTAGCATCGGCCACAGCAATACCAATGTCAGCTTTCTTCAATGCAGGAGCATCGTTGACACCATCACCAGTCATTCCAACAATGTGTTTCCTCTCTTGCAGCTTTTTCACAATTTCATATTTGTGCTCTGTAATAAGAAAGTTAAGAAGCTTGGATCAATATAACAGAGTCTTTTCGAATGAACATATGGTGAGGTTTAAGAAGCAAGTTATAACCTGGAAAGACCCCAGCAAACCCATCAGCCTTCTCGATCAACTCCTCAACAGGAATGGATGCAATGTTGGAGTCCTTGTCAGTACCAAGAAGAGCCGCAGATGGATACATGTTGGTTCCCATTCCAAGCCTGCGACCGGTTTCCTTACCAATAGCAAGTTGGTCACCTGGAAACGTAATTAGAGCGCAAGTTAGGAAAAACATCTACATAGCCATGGATTTCTTGAAATAGAAAATGATGAATAAGTTTAGTTACCGGTGATCATCTTAACGTTAACACCAAGATTCAAAGCCCTGCGAATGGTTTCGGCACTGTCGTGTCTTGGAGGGTCAAAAAGAGGCAATAAACCAACAAATTCCCATGGTCCACCAGGGCTTTCTTTGGTTTTCTCGGGAACCACCTAAGAAGGTATAAGAACAAACATCTGAACATTTGTTTCCATGCAAAAACAGAAGTCTGAAAACATAAGATCACTCGTAAATAAGTACCTGGCGAGCAACTGCCAGTGACCTAAGACCGCGTTCGGCATACTTGTCCATACAACCGAAAACCTTTTTCCGAAGGTCAGGCCTCGCATTGGCAAGGTCGAGGATCTGTGTGGGAAATTGAATTAGTAGACCGAATGAAGGAATAAAGTAACATTTGCAGAGGAAAGTTGAAAATTCATTACCTGCTCGGGAGCACCTTTGCTGACTCTGTGCCAGTTACCATCCGAGTCGATGTAAGTCAAAGCAGTTCTCTTGTCAACAGGGTTGAATGGAAGGAAGTGAACCTCCCTGATTCCAGCTCGTGCCTACGAAAATCCAAGTGAAACATAAGAAATTGTTTGGATCCTAAACTACAGAAGTAATTCAAACCGAGAAAGAGTTATACCTCTTTTGGATCCGCAAGCATTCCAACCATGGCTGCATCAATAGCATCCTGGTTCTCAATCCTAGAAGCCATGGCTGCAAATAATAGGACTTGGTCTTTCTCCACGCCCTTGCAGAAAACCTCAACCAAGTTCTTGTCCACGCTCAATTTATTGAGGGTCAGTGTTCCCGTTTTGTCACTGCAAAGAACATCCATTCCTGCCATTTCCTCTATGGCAGTCATACGTTTGGTGATGGCACCTTGCTGAGACAACCTGTGAGACCCGATAGCCATAGTCACGGACAACACCGTTGGCATAGCAATGGGGATACCACCGATCAAGAGGACCAACAGATTGTCAATTCCATCTCTGTACTTCCGTCTTTGAATAGGGTACATGACGATTATTTCAATCACGATACCAATAGCAATAGAACAGATACAGAAGTTTCCAATGGATGTAAGAACTTTCTGGAAGTGACCAACTTGGTTAGTGCTGTCCACAAGGTGAGCAGCTTTACCGAAGAAGGTGTGAACTCCAGTAGCTATAACAACCGCTTCAATTTCTCCTTGTTTACAAGTTGAGCCAGAGAAAACTTCTTGACCCGGGTGCTTGGTCACGGGAAGGGACTCTCCAGTTAGAGCAGACTGGTCAACCTTTAAAGGATCACCTTCGAGAAGAC comes from the Brassica napus cultivar Da-Ae chromosome A7, Da-Ae, whole genome shotgun sequence genome and includes:
- the LOC106357629 gene encoding ATPase 1, plasma membrane-type; this translates as MSGLEDIKNETVDLEKIPIEEVFQQLKCTREGLTTQEGEERIQLFGPNKLEEKKESKILKFLGFMWNPLSWVMEAAAIMAIALANGDGRPPDWQDFVGIICLLVINSTISFIEENNAGNAAAALMAGLAPKTKVLRDGKWSEQEAAILVPGDIVSIKLGDIIPADARLLEGDPLKVDQSALTGESLPVTKHPGQEVFSGSTCKQGEIEAVVIATGVHTFFGKAAHLVDSTNQVGHFQKVLTSIGNFCICSIAIGIVIEIIVMYPIQRRKYRDGIDNLLVLLIGGIPIAMPTVLSVTMAIGSHRLSQQGAITKRMTAIEEMAGMDVLCSDKTGTLTLNKLSVDKNLVEVFCKGVEKDQVLLFAAMASRIENQDAIDAAMVGMLADPKEARAGIREVHFLPFNPVDKRTALTYIDSDGNWHRVSKGAPEQILDLANARPDLRKKVFGCMDKYAERGLRSLAVARQVVPEKTKESPGGPWEFVGLLPLFDPPRHDSAETIRRALNLGVNVKMITGDQLAIGKETGRRLGMGTNMYPSAALLGTDKDSNIASIPVEELIEKADGFAGVFPEHKYEIVKKLQERKHIVGMTGDGVNDAPALKKADIGIAVADATDAARGASDIVLTEPGLSVIISAVLTSRAIFQRMKNYTIYAVSITIRIVFGFMLIALIWEFDFSAFMVLIIAILNDGTIMTISKDRVKPSPTPDSWKLKEIFATGIVLGGYQAVMSVVFFWAIHKTDFFSDKFGVRSIRDNNDELMGAVYLQVSIISQALIFVTRSRSWSFVERPGALLMIAFVIAQLVATLIAVYADWTFAKVKGIGWGWAGVIWVYSIVTYFPQDLLKFAIRYILSGKAWTSLFDNRTAFTTKKDYGIGEREAQWAQAQRTLHGLQPKEEVNIFPEKGGYRELSEIAEQAKRRAEIARLRELHTLKGHVESVAKLKGLDIDTAGHHYTV